A genome region from Myripristis murdjan chromosome 16, fMyrMur1.1, whole genome shotgun sequence includes the following:
- the LOC115374472 gene encoding uncharacterized protein LOC115374472, with product MPVCGVCVMSVNLGMPSLEMKLQPLFGLSLILILASNTNGQTWSVSISSDVTSTQTSDVIIRCNFTYPPKQQGGNLEVYWKLFQRSTFDTKDNDQNAFLFHPNETFVIEKYRGKTKLIGLKSKGDCSLKIQRIDGLGEPTYLRVTTGFDKYSFVKQPFNFNMSGSGVTPVTIHPDIMVTAVSPEVTEMSQQIRTTIYVATSVPIGAVLIILIVVGVVWCRKKKRSQSVTREESGYYANFSRASSQTNRGKSIKKQDPNQVSQPKVIDEPLYINVQSPPDQLGSVDQADNVYANVDYSKGNAF from the exons ATGCCAGTGTGCGGTGTCTGTGTCATGTCTGTTAACTTGGGAATGCCGTCCTTGGAGATGAAACTGCAGCCGTTGTTTGGGCTGAGCCTCATCCTGATCCTGGCCTCCAACACAAATG GTCAAACCTGGAGTGTTAGTATCAGCAGTGATGTGACTAGCACACAGACATCTGACGTGATCATACGATGCAACTTTACCTATCCACCTAAACAACAAGGAGGAAATCTTGAAGTGTACTGGAAACTCTTTCAGAGAAGTACATTTGATACCAAGGACAACGACCAGAATGCGTTTCTCTTTCACCCAAATGAGACCTTTGTCATTGAAAAGTACAGAGGAAAGACTAAGCTCATTGGTCTTAAGAGCAAGGGAGACTGCTCTCTCAAGATCCAGAGAATTGATGGTCTTGGGGAGCCTACCTATCTGAGGGTCACTACTGGATTTGACAAGTACAGTTTCGTAAAACAGCCTTTCAATTTTAATATGTCTG GGTCAGGTGTTACCCCAGTCACCATACACCCAG ATATTATGGTAACCGCTGTCTCACCCGAAGTCACAGAAA TGAGCCAGCAGATACGAACGACGATATACGTTGCCACCTCTGTTCCGATCGGTGCagtcctcatcatcctcattgtAGTCGGAGTTGTTTGgtgcagaaagaagaaaag GTCCCAGTCTGTTACCCGGGAGGAATCTGGATATTATGCAAATTTTAGCAGAGCATCAAGCCAAACCAACAG AGGAAAGTCTATCAAGAAACAAGACCCCAATCAAGTTTCTCAACCAAAGGTCATTGATGAGCCGCTTTATATCAATGTTCAG TCCCCTCCCGATCAGCTGGGCAGTGTGGATCAAGCAGACAATGTATATGCAAATGTGGATTATTCAAAAGGAAATGCATTTTGA